DNA from Ficedula albicollis isolate OC2 chromosome 22, FicAlb1.5, whole genome shotgun sequence:
TACagtgtggggttttggggggcaCAGTGTGGGTTTTTGTGGCTGTCTCGGGGTATGTTTTGAGGTTCTTTGGGGCTGTCTCAGCAGTACAGCatgggggtttttggggctgtCTCGTGGGTacagtgtggggtttttggggggcacagtgtgaggtttttttggggctgtttcGGGGGTACAGTacagtgtggggtttttggggggcaCAGTGTGGGGTTTTGTGGCTGTCTCGGGGTATGTTTTGAGGTTCTTTGGGGCTGTCTCAGCAGTACAGCatgggggtttttggggctgtCTCATGGGTacagtgtggggtttttggggggcacagtgtgaggtttttttggggctGTCTCAGGGGTACAGTGTGGGGTTCTTGGGGGCTGTCTCAGGCCacagtgtgggtttttttggggctGTCCAGGTTATATTTTGGGGACACAGCGTGGGGCTcttcagggctgctgctccatcagTCCCTGCTCAGGTGACCTTCCAGGACCCCGTACCtggccagcactgcaggaaaatccCTCCCTAATCCCTTCCCCGGCTTTTTTTCCAGTGCCCATCGTGCCCACCTTCCTCTACAGCACCGAGTACGAAGGTGCCAGGAGCTCcgagagcccagccctgcccgaAGCGACGCCCTCAGCCCCCGGGGctcctcctttctcctgttCTGACACCACCACCGTGCCCGCCGGGGGcttcagcagccctgggatggagagcagccccccagccccagccaggggctgcctgcAGGGTGGGGAGTTCCTGGCCCAGGAGAACACCCGAGTGGGGCTGCTCTTCGCCTCCAAGGCTCTGGTCCAGCTGCTGGTCAACCCCTGGGTGGGTCTGCTGACCAACAGGTAGGTCAGGCCCGGGGGTTCCTGCGGTTCCACGAGATTCCTcggctcctgcctgctgctggaatcGCATGGAATTGCAGGGATTGCCGGGAGGGAAACGGCAAGAGGTGAAGCATTTCCACCCAAACGGCAGGAATGTCGCCTTTGCTGACAGCCTGCACAGGCTTGAGAGTTTGTCCCAGCACAAAGCTCGCCACAGCTCTCCTCGGGCGCTGGCAGATGCTGTTTAGCACCAGCAGCCACGGGATAAACAAACACAGCCTCCCAGCCCGCTGTGGATGGATGAAATGCTCTgttcaggttttctttctctcctgcaggtgctgagctgtgctggggtgggcacaggggctgggcagagTTTTTGGGGGTCCCTCAGGACATCACCccctcaggagctgcttcccagcccacAGACATTTCCCGGGGGGGAGCCAGGAGCCCTCCTGAGCTGGAgtctccttttttcccattccaggATTGGATACCACATCCCCATGTTCCTGGGCTTCACCATCATGTTCCTGTCCACAGTGAGTGAGTATcgccctccccaccctgcagagaacgggcagagcagggcccccGGCTCAGCAGAGGTGGCAAGGACGATCTCTGCGCcctccagtgccagctggggccagccctgccctgtgctgcaggttcCAGCTCTCTCTCCCTGCGCAGTGTTTGCTTTCTCAGGCACCTACACCCTGCTGCTCATcgccagagccctgcagggcatcGGCTCCTCCTTCTCCTCGGTGGCAGGTGAAGGTTTGGGCCGCACCTCAGTGCCTGCCTCAGCTGCCCTCGGCTGggttctcctcctcctcctcctcctcctcccagccagggagcagctgacCCCCGAAAGCCCAGAGGCGGGCTGAGGGGGTGTGTCTGTGCCCCCaggcctggggctgctggccagCGTCTACCCGGACGACTCGGAGAGGGGCAGCGCCATGGGGGTCGCACTGGGGGGGTTGGCCCTGGGCGTGCTGAGTAAGGAGCCTGAGCCCcacggggacaggggggacagggggacatggTGGGACACGGTGGGGCAGAGTGGGGCACTGTGGGGCACAGtgggggacagtgggacagagtGGGACAGAGTGGGACACAGTGGGGGACAGTGGGACACAGTGGGACACAGTGGGACAGAGTGGGACAGAGTGGGACACAGTGGGGGACAGTGGGACACAGTGGGACACAGTGGGACAGAGTGGGACAGAGTGGGACACAGTGGGGGACAGTGGGACACAGTGGGACACAGTGGGACACAgtgggggacagagggacacagtgGGGCACTGAGGGGCActgtggggcacagagggacacggtggggcacagagggacacagtGGGACACAGTGGGACAGAGTGGGACAGAGTGGGGCACAGTGGGACAGAGTGGGACACAGTGGGGCACAgtgggggacagagggacacagtgGGGCACTGAGGGGCActgtggggcacagagggacacggtggggcacagagggacacagtGGGACACAGTGGGACAGAGTGGGACAGAGTGGGGCACAGTGGGACAGAGTGGGACACAGTGGGGCACAGTGGGACAGAGTGGGGCACAGTGGGACAGAGTGGGACACAGTGGGGCACAgtgggggacagagggacacagtgGGGCACTGAGGGGCActgtggggcacagagggacacggtggggcacagagggacacTGTGGGACAGAGTGGGACAGAGTGGGACACAgtgggacacagagggacacggtgggacacagagggacacggTGGGACACGGTGGGGCACTGTGGGACACagtgggacagagagggacacagTGGGACACAGTGGGACACGGTGGGACAGAGTGGGGCACTGAGGACAGAgtgggacacagagggacacggTGGGACAGAGTGGGGCACTGAGGGGCActgtggggcacagagggacacggTGGGACAGGGcatgtcctgctcctgcagtgccacctgcctggctgggcagtgatgggctgggtgctgccctTCCTCATCCTGATCCCTCCAAGGGCTGAgtgctccttttcctcctcttcctccctctgcccccgccctggcactgcctgcgGGACTGGCACCTCCCCAAACACCCAGCAGGGACTcggagcagctccaggctctggggacaggggcactgccaggctctggggatggtggcactgccaggctgtggggacagtggcactgccagggtgtgACCCAGCCCTTCCCTTGCAGTCGGGGCCCCCTTTGGCAGCATCATtggggatggtggcactgcgccctggcactgcctgcgGGACTGGCACCTCCCCAAACACCCAGCAGGGACTcggagcagctccaggctctggggacaggggcactgccaggctctggggatggtggcactgccaggctgtggggacagtggcactgccagggtgtgACCCAGCCCTTCCCTTGCAGTCGGGGCCCCCTTTGGCAGCATCATGTACGAATTTGTGGGGAAAGCTTCGCCCTTCCTGGTCCTGGCCTTCCTCGCCCTCTTGGATGGAGGTGAGAAGCCCAAGGGCTGAAGGCTGCAAGTGCAGAAAATGACAGACATGTTCGGGGGGAGCCCgaggggaggaaggggcaggtCCCCACAGTGGGTGACACCGTCAGCACTGGGTATTCCAGCAGGGCTAAATCAGATTTTTGCCGTCTCCGGCTGACTGACACAACAACAGAGCTGGAATTAATCCCTCATTACTTAATAACCCCCTGATTGCTTTAACGGCTCCAACAGCACATTCAGTAAAGCTCTCTGAGCTGTGAATTCTCTGGTCTGCAGCCTCTTGGTGCCACCAAGGgaccaggctgtgccagcagagtTGGTGCCTCCTTCTTGCTCCCAGAAGAAGCCACCAGAGCTTCCCAAATGTCCCAGCAAAGCTCCAGCCGGCAGGAGCTGCGTTTGCAGTGGGAAGCTAATTAAATTACAGCCCCCAATTACCATTCTCATCAGGCTGTAAAGCAAGAGCTCCGTAATGAAGCGTGCGAGAGCCGCTGGCAGATGAAACGCGTGCCTGTCAGAATTCTGCTTTCATCCTTTGcttttccccatcccactcCTGCCACGCTCCAGCTGGCAGCGCTCGCACTTCTGGCAGCTTCAGGGCTGGGCCAAACCCTTCCCCAAGCTCTGCGGGCAGCTTTGCTGCTCCAGCCGGGGCCCCCGGCGGCTCCTGGTGCCGGGGCGGGtcgggctgggggggggggggggtcctggtGCCGGGGCGGGTCGGGCTGGGGGCAAGGAGCGGTGCCggcagcagggagccagcagcgctgctctgtccccagccctgcagctgtgcatcCTGCAGCCCTCCCGCGTCTCCCCCGAggtgagcagggctctgggcgAGCCGGGTGGGCACTGCCCGCGGCTGGCGGCTGTGCCCGGGGCCGGCTGAGGGCACGCACAGCCCCCTGCCCACCTCACCCCCTCGGCAGAGCGCCAGAGCCGCGCCGCTGTCCACGCTGCTGCGCGACCCCTACATCCTGGTGGCCGCAGGTAAACCTCCCGTTTGTGGAAGATGCCTGCTCGGACCAGCAGCAAAAAGGGCTACACCTgagcttttctgccttttaccGCTCTTCCAGGGGCTCTCTGCTTCTCCAACATGGGTGTGGCCATGCTGGAGCCCACGCTGCCCATCTGGATGCTGCGGACCATGTGCCCCCCGCAGTGGCAGCTCGgtacgggggggggggggggtgtgccCCCCGCAGTGGCAGCTCGGTACGGCCCCGCCAGTCGCCACCTCCCGCGCTCCGGCCGCAGAACTCCGCCGGGCAATTTTCtaacaaagcacagcagctgatAGTTAAAAGGGTTATTTATCGCAAAGCACATCTTGTTGCAAAGCACACCAGACTCAGCaggcaatggcaaaagcagcagcaaaaagccaatggctaaaagccaGAACGGCTAcaagcaccaactctccccaatcCAAACTCTTATAGaggattttcccaacaagctaagatgcaaactcagaccaccactccttaacccgttagaattccagtttcttagcacaccaggttaccTATAGAACTGCACATACAATctgtcttgttctatctaaTGTGAGCAATATTCTTACTGCAGCTCTATTATGTCTTCTTGTTGCAAAGCACACCAGACTCAGCaggcaatggcaaaagcagcagcaaaaagccaatggctaaaagccaGAACGGCTAcaagcaccaactctccccaatcCAAACTCTTATAGaggattttcccaacaagctaagatgcaaactcagaccaccactccttaacccgttagaattccagtttcttagcacaccaggttaccTATAGAACTGCACATACAATctgtcttgttctatctaagaaatgtcagcaatattcttactgcAGCTCTGTAATGTCTGagtcctgtctacagctgtggaTATCCTCTACTGAGgatatcagtgtgtttcaaccttcactagaactcactctgctactctggcatttgaaacctttcacttactaaaagcattagaaccCACCCTAAAATTACTAACTTatttctacttaaatgtctactttatgcGTGAGTGCCTTGATGGACTTCAATCCATCccaaggctttaattcaatcccagccctctgatttctctctgaagaattcagagagacccctgactcactgactccaacaggtCCCGTGCTCTGCTGGGCTTCAGAGAGTttggaattccaggaaaaaccCTCCTAGACCCAGCCTGAGACTGATCCCaaccctgtgcccagcccagagcactcagtgccacgTCCAGTTGCTCCtcagacacttccagggaccaAAATCTGGCTGGCTGAGCACTGGGGGAGGGATTGaatcattttttaaatcactcaaaaaaaaaaaaaaaaaaaaaaaaaaaaaaaaaaaaaaaaaaaaaaaaagaaggaaacatctgccctcctgccatcccaggctgggcacGGCTCCAACTCCAGCTGGAAATGTCCTCAGTGGTGGCCGCTCTGCTCTGTTATTGAAAAGATTGTGTGGGATTTGCTCTCCAGCAGAGCAATAGGGGGGCAGGGAGGCAGTGGGGcgcagggctggatttgggggggccagaagggctctgcagaggcagctctgagggagATGAGGCTGTTCCAGcaccccaggcagggcaggatgggcagaaaatgggatGTGGAGATAACAGCACAGTGCTCGCTGTGAGAATAAACCAGGAATGGTGATAAAACCCAACTGGAGCAGGAACCACCCggggggtgcccagggctgcactTAGATCCCAAATTGGATTGCAGGCTGCgagcagggggctggaattgctgctgaTTGAGTTATCCTCAGCAAGAGCCAGGCACTAAAAGCTTCCCTGCAGCAAGGAGGGGCGAGGGGAAAGCAGCACACGGGGATCCTGGAGTGGGGAAAGCACTCAGGGCTGCCCTGTCAGGCTGGAGGtgattttagaggaaaaaaatcccaagtgtATTCCCTAAGATGTTCAGGTACCTGAGGTTTGAGAGCAGTTTGGATTCAgaatttttgaggaaaaaatcccaaaagtATTCCCTAAGATTTTCAGGTACCCGAGATTTGAGAGCAGTTTGGATTCAgaatttttgaggaaaaaatcccaaaagtATTCCCTAAGATGTTCAGGTACCTGAGATTTGAGAGCAGTTTGGATTCAgaatttttgaggaaaaaatcccaaaagtATTCCCTAAGATGTTCAGGTACCTGAGATTTGAGAGCAGTTTGGATTCAgaatttttgaggaaaaaatcccaaaagtATTCCCTAAGATGTTCAGGTACCTGAGATTTGAGAGCAGTTTGGATTCAgaatttttgaggaaaaaatcccaaatctaTTCCCTAAGATCTTCAGGCACCCGAGATTTGAGAGCAGTTTGGATTCAGACACCAGCCCACCCCTCTCACTGCTCTAAACTCAAGGGGCTTCTTTGTTTTGTCTCTTCCTCCCACAATTCTGGAGAAAATAACCCAGAAGAGCTTGGGCTAAGCCTGCAGGATTAACCCTGCTCTGTAGCTGTTAGAGGAGAGGAAATTAAACATAAATCTGTGTGTTCCAATAAGGAAGCTGTCCCAGGGAAATGGAGCTGATCACTTTTATTCATTGTCAGCAGGAGAggatatgaaaaataaacaactggtaaagcagcagggagagcaaatatttaattgtgAGCTACACAATGATCCCTGAGCTTTTTACTTAAGCAGTTTTATTCCTCTTTATTTAGCAAGGGGAAGGTGGAAAGGGGAGAAATTGTGACAGGAGGTGTTCACATGCCTGGCCTGGCTCATGATATTCCCCAAATGAGGCAGTTTGGGATGAAAATTTGtgcaaatctgtattttcttgaCACATTTTAATCCTTTCTGTCTTCCAGGCATGGCGTTCCTGCCCGCCAGCATCTCCTACCTCGTTGGCACCAACCTCTTTGGGGTTCTGGCTAACAGGATGGGCAGGTAAGTGGGATATTAAAGATtttggctcagcacagcccaaatGTCAACAATTTCTGCTCACATTGCAGGTGGCTGTGCTCCATGATTGGGATGGCTGTGGTGGGAATCAGCCTCCTCTGTGTGAGTAGCTCAGGGGAATGCGAGGTGTCTCTGCAGGATGTCCATGGTCCTGGCACAGCAAATGCTCAGGGGTTGCACCTCTGGATGGGTTTTGCAGATCTGGGAAAGGTCTCCAGATCTTCAGGCTGAGAGATTcgggattgttcagcctggaaaagactGTGGGGTGACTGAATTCTGGCTGTccaggagcctgcagggaagatgggcagagagggatggagggacaggacaagggaaaatggCTTCAGAGTGACAGAGGGAGGGTTAGAtaggattttgggaagaaattcctccttgtgagggtggtgaggggaattcccagaggagctgtggctggccctggattgctggaagtgtccaaggccaggctgggataacctgggacagtggagggagtcccagcccatggcaggggtggcactggatgggctttgagaTCCCTGTTATccaaccattccaggattccatgcCCGGTATCCCGCCTCCCACAGCCCTCCTGGCCCCACacctcctctctctgctctcccaggtCCCTCTGGCCACCAACATTTACGGGCTGATCGGCCCCAACGCCGGCCTGGGCTTTGCCATAGGTAAGCCGGGGGTGCTGTGGGGCGGCTGCCCCGGGGGGCAGCGGGCACAACGCCGGCCTGGGCTTTGCCATAGGTAAGCcgggggtgctgtggggtggcTGCCCCGGGGGGCAGCGGGCACTGAGGAGCCCCCAATGCCCCGGGCAGGGATGGTGGACTCCTCCATGATGCCCATCATGGGCCACCTGGTGGACCTGCGCCACACCTCCGCCTACGGCACCGTCTACGCCGTCGCCGACGTCGCCTTCTGCGTGGGCTTCGCCGTGGGTAGGGGAGTTTCgctggtgctgtggctgctcagggTGGGGGTTGTGGTGTTGGTTGGACGGTCGCTGGACAGACCCAGGAGCTCgctattttctgttcttcaggtttGCAGTTTATTATAAGGGCGTGGGTGTAAGAGAGTGTAGAGCATGGAGAGTAAAAAGTAAGAGATAAGAGTAAGGGGGTAAGAGAggggtgagagagagagagagcgaTTTCCTGTTTACAATACAACAACTATTCctctatgatgaatattctaatttccactaaccaatctgATACAATATACTAAATTCCTAATATTTGCACGTGACCTATAGAAACTACTAAAATACCGTGTTTTATGCCTTTCTTATCTGTGACCCTTATCTTCAGACCTTTCCTGTCCGGCTTGGGGCAGgatgtctgttggttctttagtatttgtggcatttggcatcATCTAAACAAAGGGAGAGGCCTTAAGCCTTCACACGGCTGTTCTCAGCTTCTATGTCAAAGTAAGCTAACACCTCTATTTCATCT
Protein-coding regions in this window:
- the SLC18A1 gene encoding chromaffin granule amine transporter, yielding MAPAGSQHWLASGRASPRLVLAVVFVALLLDNILLTVVVPIVPTFLYSTEYEGARSSESPALPEATPSAPGAPPFSCSDTTTVPAGGFSSPGMESSPPAPARGCLQGGEFLAQENTRVGLLFASKALVQLLVNPWVGLLTNRIGYHIPMFLGFTIMFLSTVMFAFSGTYTLLLIARALQGIGSSFSSVAGLGLLASVYPDDSERGSAMGVALGGLALGVLIGAPFGSIMYEFVGKASPFLVLAFLALLDGALQLCILQPSRVSPESARAAPLSTLLRDPYILVAAGALCFSNMGVAMLEPTLPIWMLRTMCPPQWQLGMAFLPASISYLVGTNLFGVLANRMGRWLCSMIGMAVVGISLLCVPLATNIYGLIGPNAGLGFAIGMVDSSMMPIMGHLVDLRHTSAYGTVYAVADVAFCVGFAVGPSTGGAVVRALGFPGLMATVGALNVAYAPLCWVLRSPPAAREKMAILSQECPMHPKSYAPKEAQRELPLTEEAENVQ